In Candidatus Thermoplasmatota archaeon, the following proteins share a genomic window:
- a CDS encoding TldD/PmbA family protein, protein MLRKCLSSFSGDYAEMRFHERKSTYIRIAAGELEDASYLKNAGVGVRALVNGSWGFSSTNVLERSAIEGSLRDAEKAAKVASQNRTEKVEGLADVKLARGAFHPVVNDPIENHSLEEKMNLVIEAEKTAKDESKDVKSAISVYSELVDRKMVANTDGAEFELHDVKPEFYVYAVASENGDRVAAAKTASVTGGWKDLWRRNEPQQLALDACDLASKLLHAKHAKGESATVILEPSLVGLISHEAIGHTVEADFVLSGSITKGKLGQKLASELVTLVDSGNPPEDSHGTGNVLVDDEGVPARTTRIIEDGVLKSYLHDRETALIFKTEPTGNARAFEYTDEPIIRMTNTYILPGDHSLEEMIEDVKEGYLMRGAGGGQADSNAEFMFEVDEAYRIEKGEVKELLRGVTINGQAFDVLKSVDAIGKDFLLDIGVGYCGKFQRAKVDGGGGALRCRAIIGGRQEG, encoded by the coding sequence ATGCTTAGGAAATGCCTATCCTCTTTTTCGGGCGATTACGCAGAGATGAGGTTCCACGAGAGGAAGTCCACGTACATCCGCATAGCTGCGGGAGAGCTCGAGGACGCCTCCTACCTCAAGAACGCGGGCGTGGGAGTCCGCGCCCTGGTCAACGGTTCGTGGGGCTTCAGCAGTACGAACGTTCTCGAGCGCAGTGCGATAGAGGGCAGTCTCCGCGACGCGGAGAAGGCCGCCAAGGTCGCCTCCCAGAACCGGACGGAGAAGGTCGAGGGGCTCGCGGACGTCAAGCTGGCCAGAGGGGCATTCCACCCCGTGGTGAACGACCCAATCGAGAACCACTCATTGGAGGAGAAGATGAACCTCGTCATAGAGGCCGAGAAGACGGCGAAGGACGAGTCGAAGGACGTGAAATCGGCCATATCGGTCTACTCGGAGCTCGTCGACAGGAAGATGGTGGCCAACACGGACGGGGCCGAGTTCGAGCTCCATGACGTGAAGCCGGAGTTCTACGTCTACGCCGTCGCCTCCGAGAACGGCGACAGGGTCGCGGCCGCGAAAACGGCGAGCGTCACGGGCGGCTGGAAGGACCTCTGGCGCAGGAACGAGCCACAGCAGCTTGCACTGGATGCCTGCGATCTCGCCTCGAAGCTGCTCCACGCGAAGCACGCGAAGGGCGAGTCGGCCACGGTGATACTGGAACCCTCGCTTGTGGGCCTCATAAGCCACGAGGCGATCGGGCACACGGTCGAAGCGGACTTCGTGCTGTCCGGGTCCATAACCAAGGGCAAGCTTGGGCAGAAGCTCGCGAGCGAGCTCGTCACCCTCGTCGACAGCGGGAACCCGCCGGAGGATTCACATGGCACGGGGAACGTGCTCGTGGACGATGAGGGCGTCCCCGCCAGGACGACGAGGATCATTGAGGACGGCGTGCTCAAGTCGTACCTGCACGACCGCGAGACGGCCCTGATATTCAAAACCGAGCCGACGGGGAACGCTCGGGCGTTCGAGTACACGGACGAGCCCATAATCAGGATGACCAACACGTACATCCTTCCGGGCGACCACTCGCTGGAGGAGATGATCGAGGACGTGAAGGAAGGATACCTGATGCGCGGAGCGGGGGGCGGACAGGCGGACTCCAACGCCGAGTTCATGTTCGAGGTGGACGAGGCGTACAGGATCGAGAAGGGCGAGGTGAAGGAGCTCCTCAGAGGCGTCACGATAAACGGGCAGGCATTCGATGTGCTCAAGAGCGTCGACGCCATCGGTAAGGACTTCCTCCTCGACATAGGCGTCGGCTACTGCGGCAAGTTCCAGAGGGCGAAGGTCGACGGCGGTGGTGGCGCTCTCCGTTGCAGGGCGATCATCGGCGGGAGGCAGGAGGGGTGA